A window of the Desulfopila inferna genome harbors these coding sequences:
- a CDS encoding transporter substrate-binding domain-containing protein, which produces MKIITLPIVLLCLICILFLIPRQVIAETASSPQTDIVTKPNGIITVGADQNYPPFEFIDEKGRPVGFNIDLLRALAETMGLKLEIRTGSWNSIRKAVEEGRIDMVSGMYYSIAREEKVDFSVSFIWIHESIFVRSESSLSTIEDLKGREVIVQDGDIMHDYIVEDGKVAKIIEVYNPLDGLRLLSSGRHDAVLLPKLQGEYLRRKHHLDNIMPAGPAMLVQKYSFGVAKGNPELVAILDQGLGLLKSSGKYNEIKEKWFGVIEPSRYETLYRIGSMVLLPLLLLLGVSWFWNWSLRKNVQRKTSKLAETLSTLSDREAHLRAVVECSSDAILVLDRRFRMIDCNPSFINQLGYICEEIGGRRISFILSEEEDAAHLEKAVFSDIMKVETFWGEHLFRSKSGVLVPMEISISEKILAGGHLEGYVAIMRNISKRKHAEEDKIRLEHQLRQIQKMEAIGTLAAGIAHDFNNILSSIIGYSELAKKTVAKESQASQDIDEVLESADRAKALVRQILTYSRQADQERRPEKLSVLVDDSLRLLRASLPAAIEINRNFAVEDDLVLTDATQISQVIFNLVTNSVQAMDPSRCRLDISIRIIEVTEDTAALSPSVAPGPHLELTISDTGHGIDDSLIERIFDPFFTTKGPGEGTGMGLAVVHGIVKDHGGFIRVDSRLGEGTSFQILLPQFEGELGAASLPQSVFGGNEHLLFIDDEVRLVSAWRRILTALGYSVTVATNPITGLEIFRERPQDFDLVLTDLDMPLMSGLELTRQLRTIHHKIPVILHTGFSASVNETEAEAAGISCVLHKPISTAIMAETLRTIFDKD; this is translated from the coding sequence GTGAAAATAATAACGTTGCCGATAGTGCTGCTCTGTCTGATCTGTATTCTCTTTCTGATTCCGAGACAGGTCATTGCCGAGACCGCAAGTTCGCCTCAGACCGATATCGTCACCAAGCCTAATGGAATAATTACGGTCGGAGCGGATCAGAATTACCCACCTTTCGAGTTCATAGACGAAAAAGGCCGGCCGGTAGGCTTCAATATAGACCTGCTTCGCGCGCTTGCCGAAACTATGGGGTTGAAATTGGAGATCAGAACCGGGTCTTGGAACTCAATTAGAAAAGCAGTGGAAGAGGGACGGATTGATATGGTTTCCGGCATGTATTACTCAATTGCCCGGGAGGAAAAAGTCGATTTCTCGGTATCTTTCATATGGATTCACGAAAGTATTTTTGTCCGTTCGGAATCGTCGCTATCAACTATCGAAGATCTTAAAGGCAGGGAGGTCATCGTCCAGGATGGTGATATAATGCATGATTATATCGTTGAGGACGGCAAGGTTGCGAAGATCATTGAAGTATATAATCCACTTGACGGCTTACGTCTGCTCTCTTCGGGCCGGCATGATGCGGTGCTGTTGCCGAAACTGCAGGGAGAGTATCTGCGCAGGAAACACCATCTTGACAATATAATGCCGGCAGGACCAGCTATGCTTGTTCAGAAGTACAGCTTCGGAGTGGCTAAGGGCAACCCGGAACTGGTCGCCATTCTCGACCAGGGTTTGGGTCTGCTTAAAAGCAGTGGCAAATATAACGAAATAAAAGAAAAATGGTTTGGCGTCATCGAACCCAGTCGCTATGAAACCCTGTATAGAATAGGTTCTATGGTGCTCTTGCCGCTTCTCTTGCTTCTTGGCGTTTCCTGGTTCTGGAACTGGTCCCTGAGGAAGAATGTCCAGCGTAAGACCAGTAAGCTTGCCGAGACTTTGAGCACCTTAAGTGACCGGGAGGCGCACTTGCGGGCGGTGGTGGAGTGTTCTTCTGATGCAATCCTGGTGCTGGATCGGCGTTTTCGCATGATAGACTGCAATCCTTCATTCATAAACCAACTCGGCTATATCTGCGAAGAAATTGGAGGCAGACGGATATCGTTTATCCTCTCAGAGGAGGAGGACGCTGCTCATTTAGAAAAGGCTGTATTCTCCGATATTATGAAAGTTGAAACCTTTTGGGGGGAGCATCTCTTCCGCAGTAAATCAGGAGTCTTGGTTCCCATGGAGATCAGTATTTCAGAAAAGATTCTAGCTGGCGGGCACCTTGAGGGATATGTAGCTATCATGCGCAACATATCCAAACGCAAACATGCAGAGGAGGATAAAATTCGCCTGGAGCATCAATTACGGCAGATCCAGAAAATGGAGGCAATCGGCACCCTTGCCGCTGGTATTGCTCACGATTTCAATAACATATTATCATCGATCATTGGCTATTCGGAGTTGGCAAAGAAAACTGTTGCCAAGGAAAGCCAGGCGAGTCAGGACATAGATGAGGTTCTTGAATCAGCTGATCGCGCCAAGGCTCTGGTTCGACAGATTTTGACCTATAGCCGACAAGCCGACCAGGAACGAAGGCCGGAAAAGTTGAGTGTACTGGTTGATGACTCCCTGCGCTTACTCAGAGCTTCCCTGCCGGCAGCCATTGAGATAAACCGCAATTTTGCCGTGGAAGACGATCTGGTGCTTACCGATGCCACCCAGATCAGCCAGGTTATTTTCAACTTGGTCACCAACAGCGTTCAGGCTATGGATCCATCACGATGCCGTCTCGATATAAGTATCAGGATAATTGAAGTGACTGAGGATACAGCAGCTCTGTCGCCTTCCGTCGCTCCCGGACCACATCTCGAACTAACTATTTCCGATACGGGCCATGGTATTGATGATAGCCTTATTGAACGAATATTCGATCCCTTCTTCACTACTAAGGGACCCGGCGAAGGTACCGGAATGGGTCTTGCCGTTGTCCACGGTATCGTCAAAGACCATGGCGGGTTCATCCGAGTGGACAGCAGACTGGGTGAGGGCACCTCTTTTCAGATTCTTCTTCCCCAGTTTGAAGGAGAGTTGGGTGCTGCTTCGTTACCTCAATCAGTTTTTGGAGGAAATGAACATCTGCTCTTTATCGACGATGAGGTGAGGCTGGTATCGGCATGGCGGCGAATCCTGACTGCGCTGGGGTATTCAGTCACAGTGGCGACAAATCCTATCACCGGTTTGGAGATTTTCCGTGAACGCCCGCAGGATTTCGATTTGGTGCTCACCGACCTGGACATGCCATTGATGTCCGGTCTTGAGTTAACACGGCAGCTTCGTACAATTCATCATAAGATACCGGTTATTCTTCACACCGGTTTTAGTGCCTCCGTAAATGAAACCGAGGCGGAGGCGGCAGGTATCAGTTGTGTGCTGCACAAACCAATTTCCACCGCAATTATGGCCGAGACCCTGCGCACTATTTTCGATAAAGATTGA
- a CDS encoding 4Fe-4S dicluster domain-containing protein, producing MTLPMNAQKVSMKSIERINELSGENVKVCMQCGTCTSACPMADEMDFFPRKVMHYSQFGLLSSLEDINSYWKCASCHSCSVRCPRGIDIAKVMEALRLLVLRTSKNHIEPSQIPPEKLKEFPGIMMVAGFRKLTS from the coding sequence ATGACATTACCAATGAACGCCCAAAAAGTATCAATGAAATCCATTGAGAGAATTAATGAGCTTAGCGGTGAAAATGTCAAAGTCTGTATGCAGTGCGGGACATGCACCTCGGCATGCCCAATGGCAGATGAGATGGATTTTTTTCCGCGCAAAGTCATGCATTACAGCCAGTTTGGCCTGTTAAGCAGTCTGGAAGACATTAATTCGTACTGGAAGTGTGCCTCATGCCATTCCTGCAGTGTCAGATGTCCGCGCGGCATAGACATTGCCAAGGTAATGGAGGCCTTACGTTTACTGGTCCTTCGTACCAGCAAAAACCATATTGAACCTTCTCAGATACCCCCGGAAAAACTCAAAGAGTTTCCCGGCATCATGATGGTGGCAGGTTTTAGAAAATTGACGAGTTAA
- a CDS encoding CoB--CoM heterodisulfide reductase iron-sulfur subunit B family protein, with protein MKISYYPGCTLKYKAKNLETSALASLDALGIDVEEMDRWNCCGAVYSLANDDLIHMVGPARNLLRAKEQGADKIVTLCSMCYNTLARVNQLMKNDVEKRDTINRFMDDEIDYFGEVEVVHYLTLLKEEIGWEAIRDKVKNPLNDFKIASYYGCTLQRPEEVGIEPLGSFALMNELLAALGAEVVPFSAADKCCGSYQVICEEAGDNAAAAKVINAASASGAEALATSCPLCEFNLGKQQDALMGKGKISANVSTLYFTQLLAMALGIDAGECCLELNDKKAVELLETKNRLTAA; from the coding sequence ATGAAAATCAGTTATTATCCCGGATGTACCCTGAAGTACAAGGCCAAAAACCTTGAAACGTCAGCGTTGGCTTCTCTTGATGCTCTGGGTATCGACGTGGAAGAAATGGACAGATGGAACTGTTGCGGTGCGGTTTACTCACTTGCCAATGACGACCTCATCCATATGGTGGGCCCGGCGAGAAATCTTCTTCGAGCAAAGGAACAGGGAGCGGATAAAATCGTCACGCTCTGCTCCATGTGCTACAACACTCTGGCAAGAGTGAACCAGCTCATGAAAAACGATGTCGAGAAGAGAGATACCATCAACCGCTTCATGGACGACGAAATAGATTACTTTGGAGAGGTCGAGGTGGTTCATTACCTGACCCTGCTCAAAGAAGAGATCGGCTGGGAAGCTATTCGCGACAAGGTGAAGAACCCTCTCAATGATTTCAAGATCGCCTCATATTACGGCTGTACTCTGCAACGTCCCGAAGAAGTCGGTATTGAGCCTCTGGGCAGCTTTGCCCTGATGAATGAGCTTTTAGCCGCGCTCGGCGCCGAAGTTGTACCTTTTTCGGCAGCGGATAAATGCTGCGGCTCCTACCAGGTTATCTGCGAAGAGGCAGGTGACAACGCTGCCGCAGCCAAGGTAATTAACGCTGCATCTGCAAGCGGCGCTGAAGCATTGGCGACCAGTTGCCCACTCTGCGAGTTCAATCTAGGCAAACAACAGGATGCGCTCATGGGGAAGGGGAAAATTTCTGCAAATGTATCCACGCTCTATTTTACCCAGCTTCTCGCCATGGCACTCGGAATCGATGCCGGAGAGTGCTGTCTCGAACTGAACGATAAAAAAGCGGTTGAGCTGCTTGAGACGAAAAACCGTCTCACTGCCGCCTGA
- a CDS encoding 4Fe-4S dicluster domain-containing protein → MCDTKVKQPEIKMATGDRAILPEGAKTIPIFVMGKQYQVPETLTIMKAMEFAGFRFLRGAGCRGGICGACPTVYRMAGDYKLHFGLACQTVVEPNMYLAQIPFFPANRADFKIEEMSAAADAIHALYPEVFRCVACNLCTKACPMDVKVMDYISAIKQGQIEKAARISFDCIQCGLCSSRCMGEIPQYHVAQLARRIFGRYIQPQAEHLKVRAEEIRSGKYDKALDDLCAMDKEELEKRYVAREREPDMAEAGSWMPQETQYL, encoded by the coding sequence ATGTGTGATACCAAAGTTAAACAACCCGAAATTAAGATGGCTACAGGGGACAGGGCTATTTTGCCTGAGGGTGCGAAAACCATTCCCATCTTTGTCATGGGTAAGCAGTACCAGGTTCCGGAAACCCTCACTATTATGAAGGCCATGGAATTTGCCGGATTCAGGTTTCTGCGCGGCGCCGGCTGCCGTGGAGGCATCTGCGGCGCCTGCCCCACCGTCTATCGAATGGCCGGCGACTACAAGCTTCATTTCGGCCTTGCCTGCCAGACCGTAGTGGAACCCAACATGTACCTCGCTCAGATCCCCTTCTTCCCCGCCAACCGTGCCGATTTCAAGATAGAAGAGATGAGCGCAGCAGCCGATGCCATTCATGCCCTTTATCCCGAAGTTTTCCGCTGCGTCGCCTGTAATCTCTGCACCAAGGCCTGTCCGATGGATGTCAAGGTCATGGATTATATCTCTGCCATCAAGCAGGGACAGATCGAAAAAGCCGCACGCATCTCCTTTGACTGCATCCAGTGCGGTCTCTGCTCCAGCCGTTGTATGGGTGAAATACCGCAATATCATGTTGCCCAGTTGGCCAGGCGGATTTTCGGCCGTTATATTCAGCCGCAGGCGGAACACCTCAAAGTGAGGGCCGAAGAGATCAGATCCGGCAAATACGACAAGGCGCTCGATGATCTGTGTGCAATGGACAAGGAAGAGCTAGAGAAACGCTATGTCGCCAGAGAGCGTGAACCAGACATGGCCGAAGCCGGTTCCTGGATGCCTCAAGAAACTCAATATCTCTAG
- a CDS encoding FAD-binding protein, which yields MGYTPELKELIKRVEATRPDRVAMARRGENYPALTMAERHEVLSKFHPDYQEDAKQAVKVGPNKGDVFQETVARLLESRSVIRPEKVDLNKVDQETDVLVIGGGGAGTSAAIMAADAGCKVIIANKLRHGDSNTIMAEGGIQGATHECDSPYYHYLDTIGGGHFTNQRDLVAALAKDAPLSIAWLESLGMMFNKYDDGRTVVRHFGGSSRKRMHSAGDMTGAEIMRVIRDEARNRKDMITVLEFSPAVELLLDSEGKCAGAILFNMETKEYSIVKAKAVVLATGGFGRLHVKGFATTNHYGATMDGVVMAYRAGVGNKSLHSTQYHPTGVTFPEQNVGLLITEKVRGLGAHVLNIDGEQFCFPLEPRDVESAELIQEAMLKGKGIMTPTGRLGLWLDSPMIEELHGPGTVRKELPAKFIQFERHGIDISKEPMLVYPTLHYQNGGINVDGDTNTQVPGLFGAGEVIGGVHGENRLMGNSLQDIITFGRRAGKSAGKYINGGVELKDLSLDHVVKFEKELAEAGIENPMVAPILLPDYSTDEVSANRWPEAVTKAA from the coding sequence ATGGGCTATACCCCCGAATTAAAAGAACTTATAAAAAGAGTTGAAGCAACTCGCCCGGATCGTGTGGCAATGGCGCGCCGCGGCGAGAATTATCCCGCCCTCACCATGGCTGAACGTCATGAAGTATTGAGCAAATTTCATCCCGACTATCAGGAAGATGCCAAACAGGCAGTCAAGGTCGGTCCCAACAAGGGCGATGTCTTTCAGGAAACCGTGGCCCGTCTGCTGGAGTCACGATCAGTCATCAGACCTGAAAAGGTGGACCTGAACAAAGTCGATCAGGAAACCGACGTTCTCGTCATCGGCGGCGGCGGTGCCGGAACATCTGCTGCCATCATGGCTGCCGATGCCGGCTGCAAAGTCATTATCGCCAACAAACTCCGCCACGGTGATTCAAATACCATTATGGCTGAAGGCGGCATCCAGGGGGCTACTCACGAATGTGATTCGCCCTACTATCATTATCTTGACACCATCGGGGGCGGTCACTTCACCAATCAGCGCGATCTCGTTGCCGCATTGGCCAAAGACGCTCCCCTTTCCATTGCCTGGCTCGAAAGCCTCGGCATGATGTTCAATAAATACGACGATGGCCGCACCGTCGTCCGTCATTTCGGTGGATCCTCAAGAAAACGGATGCATTCCGCCGGTGACATGACCGGTGCTGAAATCATGCGGGTTATTCGTGATGAAGCCCGTAATCGCAAAGACATGATAACGGTGCTGGAATTCAGCCCGGCTGTCGAGCTGCTGCTGGACAGCGAAGGAAAATGCGCCGGAGCCATCCTTTTCAATATGGAAACCAAAGAGTACTCTATAGTCAAGGCCAAAGCGGTAGTGCTGGCTACCGGAGGCTTCGGTCGTCTGCACGTCAAAGGCTTCGCTACCACCAATCATTATGGGGCGACCATGGACGGCGTGGTCATGGCTTACCGGGCGGGCGTCGGCAATAAATCGCTGCATTCAACCCAGTATCATCCCACCGGCGTTACTTTCCCGGAACAGAACGTCGGTTTACTGATTACCGAAAAAGTCCGCGGACTCGGAGCTCATGTTCTCAATATCGACGGCGAGCAGTTCTGTTTTCCACTGGAACCCCGCGATGTCGAGTCAGCCGAACTTATCCAGGAAGCCATGTTAAAAGGCAAGGGCATTATGACCCCCACCGGTCGTCTCGGCCTGTGGCTTGATTCGCCGATGATCGAGGAACTGCACGGCCCCGGTACTGTTCGTAAGGAACTGCCTGCTAAGTTTATCCAGTTTGAGCGGCACGGCATTGACATCAGCAAAGAGCCCATGCTGGTATACCCGACCCTGCATTATCAGAACGGCGGTATCAATGTTGACGGAGACACCAATACCCAGGTTCCGGGACTGTTCGGTGCCGGTGAGGTCATTGGCGGCGTACATGGCGAAAATCGCCTGATGGGCAACAGCCTCCAGGATATTATTACCTTTGGTCGCCGCGCCGGCAAAAGTGCGGGAAAATATATCAACGGCGGTGTTGAGCTAAAGGATCTCTCGCTTGACCACGTGGTCAAGTTCGAGAAGGAACTGGCTGAAGCGGGTATCGAAAATCCTATGGTCGCCCCGATCCTGCTGCCCGATTATTCAACAGACGAAGTAAGTGCCAATCGATGGCCAGAAGCAGTTACCAAAGCTGCATAG
- the bioB gene encoding biotin synthase BioB, translating into MIIEKCIEKIKNGENIDYDLAYELATTAHPDELFEAADHIRLYLHGNVFDPCSIINAKSGKCSEDCRFCAQSSHYDVDIETYDVIGSDSALLQGKNNDAHNVRRLSLVTAGRTVSMEDLQEYGKIYRKLGDTTRLQFCASMGMLTPEKARLLKSFGVERYHCNLETCRRFFPSVCSTHTWEEKVETIRIAQEAGLEVCSGGIIGMGENLEHRLELAFELRELGILSIPINVLSPVANTPFENLEPLSLSAVLTSIAVFRFINPHAVVRLAGGRAEMGVDQYRSFTSGANGAIVGNFLTTSGNSLVDDLLNIEKCGFVLRK; encoded by the coding sequence AAAATGGAGAAAATATAGATTATGATCTAGCCTATGAGCTTGCCACTACAGCGCATCCGGATGAGCTTTTCGAAGCGGCGGATCATATCCGCCTCTACCTGCATGGTAATGTTTTCGACCCCTGTTCCATCATAAACGCCAAGTCGGGAAAATGTTCGGAAGACTGCCGTTTTTGCGCTCAGTCATCGCATTATGACGTCGATATTGAAACCTATGATGTCATCGGCAGCGATTCAGCTCTGCTGCAGGGGAAGAATAACGATGCACATAATGTGCGCAGGCTCTCTCTGGTAACCGCCGGAAGAACCGTCAGCATGGAGGATCTTCAGGAATATGGCAAAATTTACAGGAAGCTGGGCGACACTACCCGCCTGCAGTTCTGCGCCTCTATGGGCATGCTCACCCCGGAGAAGGCCCGGCTCTTGAAATCTTTCGGAGTCGAAAGATATCACTGCAATCTGGAAACCTGCAGACGATTCTTTCCTTCCGTCTGTTCAACCCACACCTGGGAAGAAAAGGTCGAAACCATACGGATTGCCCAGGAAGCCGGGCTTGAAGTATGTTCCGGGGGAATCATCGGAATGGGTGAAAATCTTGAACATCGGTTGGAATTGGCCTTTGAGTTAAGGGAGCTTGGAATCCTGTCTATTCCTATAAATGTTCTCTCTCCTGTTGCCAATACGCCTTTTGAAAACCTGGAGCCACTGTCGCTCTCGGCAGTTCTCACTTCTATAGCCGTTTTTCGTTTTATCAATCCTCATGCGGTTGTCCGTCTTGCCGGCGGACGGGCTGAGATGGGGGTTGATCAGTATCGGAGTTTTACAAGCGGAGCCAATGGTGCTATTGTCGGTAATTTTTTGACCACATCAGGCAATAGTCTGGTCGATGATCTGCTTAATATCGAGAAGTGCGGCTTTGTCTTGAGGAAATGA